In Zobellia roscoffensis, the following are encoded in one genomic region:
- a CDS encoding arylsulfatase, producing the protein MYIFKLNSLYILFTKVDSRKFILTVFYIAVFLVGCKDNIEIEQERPNVILIVADDLGYSDLGCYGGEIATPTLDKMAKSGLRLPNMHNAGMCVISRSSMLTGQWWPKVGYGIEAGTNLAQALKGEGYRTGLVGKWHLNDEPNNKGFDYFFGFLGGYSSYFEGSPDYRLNHEKYDDFDNGFYSTDAFSKRAIDFISSESPDTEEPFFLYLSYQSPHNPLQAPKEDILKYRGSYLKGWQAIREERIEKQKSMGLIEQETPLPAYPLNLPHWDSLSPEQKDLEDLRMSVYAAMVERMDAGIGRLMKALKSTGKDNNTLVIFLSDNGTDSFSVMDSVFLNRGLLPGEIGSNYQPGTGWAYAGVSPRRLYKISQHGGGVKTGAVAWWPKGIKKTGVLSNQNLHVVDIMPTILEVASKSEVNAFKKNTDDFAGESFLPLLKGESWDRKSPMYFQFMDNRAIRTDKWSLVEVDGSGWELYDVKMDPLETNDLAQYNENKVIELEKDWLNWWKSESDNSNYEPESTGTSPHYKPQGDKGSGEMYIPSAMPKILRNKYVR; encoded by the coding sequence ATGTACATTTTTAAGTTGAATTCCCTATATATTTTGTTTACAAAAGTAGATTCGAGAAAATTTATTCTTACAGTGTTCTATATTGCTGTGTTTTTAGTGGGATGCAAAGACAATATAGAGATAGAACAAGAACGACCCAACGTTATTTTAATAGTCGCCGATGATTTAGGGTATAGTGACTTGGGATGCTACGGTGGAGAAATCGCAACTCCTACATTGGATAAGATGGCAAAATCAGGTCTTCGCTTACCGAATATGCATAATGCAGGAATGTGTGTAATTTCAAGAAGTTCAATGCTTACAGGTCAATGGTGGCCAAAAGTGGGTTATGGAATAGAAGCGGGTACAAATTTGGCCCAAGCACTGAAGGGGGAAGGCTACCGAACAGGATTGGTTGGTAAATGGCATTTAAACGACGAGCCAAACAACAAAGGTTTTGATTATTTTTTTGGATTTTTAGGCGGATATTCTAGTTATTTTGAGGGAAGTCCAGATTATCGTTTGAACCATGAAAAATATGATGACTTTGATAACGGTTTTTATAGTACAGATGCTTTCAGTAAACGAGCAATCGATTTTATAAGTTCCGAGAGTCCTGATACAGAGGAGCCTTTCTTTTTATATTTGAGTTATCAATCTCCACATAATCCTTTACAAGCACCCAAAGAAGACATCCTTAAATACAGAGGCTCTTATTTAAAAGGTTGGCAAGCGATTCGAGAAGAGCGAATTGAAAAACAGAAAAGTATGGGGTTAATAGAACAAGAAACGCCTTTGCCTGCCTATCCTTTAAACTTACCGCATTGGGATTCCCTTTCTCCAGAGCAAAAAGACCTAGAAGATTTAAGGATGTCCGTATATGCCGCAATGGTAGAACGAATGGATGCTGGAATTGGAAGGTTAATGAAGGCTTTAAAATCTACCGGAAAAGATAATAATACCTTAGTTATTTTCTTGAGCGATAATGGTACGGATTCATTTTCTGTAATGGATAGTGTTTTTCTTAATAGAGGCTTATTACCAGGTGAAATAGGTTCTAATTACCAGCCAGGAACAGGTTGGGCCTATGCCGGCGTCAGCCCGAGAAGGTTGTACAAAATCAGTCAACATGGAGGTGGCGTAAAAACGGGTGCGGTTGCTTGGTGGCCAAAAGGCATCAAAAAAACTGGAGTTTTATCAAACCAAAATTTACATGTAGTGGATATTATGCCTACCATTCTAGAAGTAGCCTCAAAATCAGAAGTAAATGCGTTTAAGAAAAACACGGATGACTTTGCTGGAGAATCTTTCCTCCCTTTATTAAAAGGGGAAAGTTGGGACAGAAAATCACCTATGTACTTTCAGTTTATGGACAATCGGGCCATTCGTACCGATAAATGGAGTTTGGTAGAAGTAGATGGTAGCGGTTGGGAATTGTATGATGTTAAAATGGATCCTTTGGAAACAAATGATCTGGCACAATACAATGAAAATAAGGTCATAGAACTTGAAAAAGATTGGTTGAATTGGTGGAAATCTGAGAGTGATAATTCTAATTATGAACCAGAAAGCACAGGCACTAGTCCCCATTACAAACCGCAGGGCGATAAGGGGTCTGGCGAAATGTATATTCCATCAGCTATGCCGAAAATCCTTCGTAATAAATATGTAAGGTAG